One region of Qipengyuania sp. SS22 genomic DNA includes:
- a CDS encoding replicative DNA helicase: protein MPDNDLLVPADDSTSTKPAKGPVLPANLEAEAAFLGAVLIDNKVIEELTTPLMAEHFHEPVHQRIYERVLRLLDRNSVATPVTLRPYFESDEALKQLGGVTYLAQLTADGQGLLHPRELAEQIYDLALLRELVSVGRNLVEGALDTSDEVEPLRKIEQAEADLYRVAEGASSGNEAQTFRKAAFGALEVVQAAMNSGGRFSGKTTGLDTINDKTSGLHNSDLVILAGRPAMGKTSLATNIAFNAARRLMDDQKSGIEIDKSPGAGVAFFSLEMSADQLATRILAEQAEISSEKLRSGKLSREEFQRLSFASQELTDLPLYIDDTPALTIGALRTRARRLKRRHNIGLVIVDYLQLLQGSGRASDNRVNEISEISRGLKTLAKELHVPVVALSQLSRQVEQREDKRPQLSDLRESGSIEQDADMVWFIFRAEYYHNALKPDTPDETSSEEVRMKYAEWEARHLELVNKATLIVSKQRHGSTGNVPLLFHSEFTKFSSPEIRHYDDYE, encoded by the coding sequence ATGCCCGATAACGACCTTCTTGTCCCCGCCGACGATTCGACTTCCACGAAACCGGCGAAGGGGCCGGTGCTGCCTGCCAATCTGGAGGCGGAGGCCGCCTTCCTCGGCGCGGTGTTGATCGACAACAAGGTGATCGAGGAACTGACCACGCCGCTGATGGCGGAGCATTTCCACGAGCCGGTGCATCAGCGCATCTACGAACGCGTCCTGCGGCTGCTCGATCGCAATTCGGTCGCCACGCCGGTGACGCTGCGGCCCTATTTCGAAAGCGACGAAGCGCTCAAGCAATTGGGCGGGGTGACCTATCTCGCGCAGCTCACCGCCGACGGGCAGGGCCTGCTCCATCCGCGCGAGCTGGCCGAGCAGATCTACGACCTTGCGCTGCTGCGCGAACTGGTGAGCGTAGGGCGCAATCTCGTCGAAGGCGCGCTCGACACTTCGGACGAGGTCGAACCGCTGCGCAAGATCGAGCAGGCCGAAGCCGATCTCTACCGCGTGGCCGAGGGTGCCAGTTCCGGCAATGAGGCGCAGACCTTCCGCAAGGCCGCCTTCGGCGCGCTGGAAGTCGTCCAGGCAGCAATGAATTCGGGCGGGCGCTTTTCGGGCAAGACCACCGGTCTCGACACGATCAACGACAAGACCAGCGGCCTGCACAATTCGGACCTCGTGATACTCGCGGGCCGTCCGGCCATGGGCAAGACCTCGCTCGCGACCAATATCGCCTTCAACGCCGCGCGCCGGCTGATGGACGATCAGAAATCGGGGATCGAGATCGACAAGTCGCCCGGTGCGGGCGTCGCCTTCTTCAGCCTCGAAATGAGCGCCGACCAGCTCGCCACGCGTATCCTTGCCGAACAGGCGGAAATCTCGAGCGAGAAGCTGCGTTCGGGCAAATTGAGCCGCGAGGAATTCCAGCGCCTCAGCTTTGCCAGCCAGGAACTGACCGATCTCCCGCTGTATATCGACGATACGCCCGCACTGACCATCGGCGCGCTGCGCACGCGCGCGCGGCGGCTCAAGCGGCGGCACAATATCGGGCTCGTCATCGTCGACTACCTCCAGCTGCTGCAGGGTTCGGGGCGCGCCAGCGACAACCGCGTGAACGAGATTTCGGAAATCAGCCGGGGCCTCAAGACGCTGGCCAAGGAACTGCATGTCCCGGTGGTCGCGCTGTCGCAGCTCAGCCGTCAGGTCGAACAGCGCGAGGACAAGCGCCCCCAGCTGTCCGATTTGCGCGAATCGGGCTCAATCGAGCAGGATGCCGACATGGTGTGGTTCATCTTCCGCGCCGAATATTATCACAATGCGCTCAAGCCCGACACGCCCGACGAGACCTCGTCGGAAGAAGTGCGGATGAAATATGCCGAATGGGAAGCGCGCCATCTCGAACTGGTCAACAAGGCCACGCTGATCGTGTCCAAGCAGCGTCACGGCTCGACCGGCAATGTCCCGCTGCTGTTCCACAGCGAGTTCACCAAGTTCAGCAGCCCTGAAATCCGTCACTACGACGATTACGAATAG
- the tolQ gene encoding protein TolQ — MSSLTLLAAVAPTRLDPIRLFLDADIVVQLVMAGLLLASIWVWMIIVSFSLRMRKLRSRTIAYEGEFWEADSFDRLTSERGNKDIPAARVAQAAVVEYRRSTRNPVGDPEALRGRIATAMDSQIALEADDIAERLNFLATVGSVAPFVGLFGTVWGIMNSFFQIGAQESSSLAVVAPGISEALFATAIGLFAAIPAVIAYNRFSHRVDRYEARLQRFADKLNATFSRQLETR, encoded by the coding sequence ATGAGCTCGCTTACACTCCTTGCCGCCGTGGCACCGACCCGGCTCGATCCGATCCGTCTTTTCCTCGACGCCGATATCGTCGTCCAGTTGGTCATGGCGGGCCTGTTGCTGGCCAGCATCTGGGTGTGGATGATCATCGTCAGTTTCAGCCTGCGGATGCGCAAGCTGCGTAGCCGGACGATCGCCTATGAAGGCGAGTTCTGGGAAGCCGACAGCTTCGACCGGCTGACTTCCGAGCGCGGCAACAAAGACATTCCCGCCGCCCGCGTGGCGCAGGCCGCGGTGGTGGAATACCGCCGCTCGACCAGGAACCCGGTGGGCGATCCCGAGGCCCTGCGCGGACGCATTGCGACGGCCATGGACAGCCAGATCGCGCTGGAAGCGGACGATATCGCCGAGCGGCTCAACTTTCTCGCCACTGTCGGGTCGGTTGCGCCCTTTGTGGGCCTGTTCGGTACCGTCTGGGGCATCATGAACAGCTTCTTCCAGATCGGTGCGCAGGAAAGCTCGTCGCTCGCCGTGGTCGCGCCCGGCATTTCCGAAGCGCTGTTCGCCACCGCCATCGGCCTGTTCGCGGCCATCCCGGCGGTGATCGCCTACAACCGCTTCAGCCACCGCGTCGATCGCTACGAGGCGCGCCTCCAGCGCTTTGCCGACAAGCTGAATGCGACTTTCAGCCGCCAGCTGGAAACGCGCTGA
- a CDS encoding glycoside hydrolase family 25 protein yields MARRGRKRRTFRLPPVLSRAGKTAMFLALIALIGAAYAWYEGRDWRPDEELWPDQGALVGAGDGAVDFDTLAGLGAQFVYLEASDGAARKDAGFGPNFARARNAGLQVGAAHRFDPCAVADGQSGNFVTMVPRDADLLPPAILLETTADDCPTRISDAAVQSELTTLVNQIEAHAGKPAILAPVEEFEAAYAPSRRFDRQLWLTRSWFEPEYATRPWLMWTANRWYQTEAAQEPLRWVVVRP; encoded by the coding sequence ATGGCCAGACGCGGACGCAAACGGCGCACGTTTCGCCTGCCCCCAGTGCTGTCGCGCGCAGGCAAGACCGCCATGTTCCTGGCGCTCATCGCCCTGATCGGCGCGGCCTATGCTTGGTACGAAGGCCGCGACTGGCGGCCGGATGAAGAGCTTTGGCCCGACCAGGGCGCGCTGGTGGGTGCGGGCGACGGCGCGGTCGATTTCGACACGCTGGCGGGGCTGGGCGCCCAGTTCGTCTATCTCGAGGCCAGCGACGGGGCCGCACGCAAGGACGCCGGTTTCGGGCCGAACTTCGCCCGTGCGCGCAACGCCGGTCTGCAGGTCGGTGCGGCACATCGCTTCGATCCTTGCGCGGTGGCCGATGGGCAATCGGGCAATTTCGTCACCATGGTCCCGCGCGATGCCGACCTGCTGCCGCCCGCGATCCTGCTCGAAACGACCGCGGATGACTGCCCGACGCGGATTTCGGACGCCGCGGTGCAGAGTGAACTGACGACGCTGGTCAACCAGATCGAGGCGCATGCGGGCAAACCCGCGATCCTGGCCCCGGTCGAGGAATTCGAGGCGGCCTATGCCCCGTCGCGCCGGTTCGACCGGCAATTGTGGCTGACGCGCAGCTGGTTCGAACCCGAATATGCCACACGGCCCTGGCTGATGTGGACCGCCAATCGCTGGTACCAGACCGAAGCGGCGCAGGAGCCGCTACGCTGGGTCGTGGTCCGGCCCTGA
- the galE gene encoding UDP-glucose 4-epimerase GalE has product MSETTKAPVLVTGGAGYIGSHAVLALRDAGWPVAVIDNLSTGFAFAVPEDVPLYEGDISDTILLEQIFAEQGIEAIMHFAGSIIVPESVEDPLSYYDNNTVKSRALIEAAVEGGVQHFIFSSTAATYGTPASSPVSEDSPRQPINPYGWSKLMTEQMLADSSAAYGFNFCALRYFNVAGADPQARTGQSTAGATHLIKVACEAATGKRDAVAVFGTDYDTPDGTGVRDYIHVSDLANAHLLALEALIEHPDRSLTMNCGYGRGFSVLEVLDAVDRVTNQTIERRLEARRAGDPAELVSDPSRIRDTLPWQPKHADLSQIITHALQWERKLSDLRGE; this is encoded by the coding sequence ATGAGCGAGACGACGAAAGCGCCCGTGCTGGTCACCGGCGGGGCGGGCTATATCGGTAGCCATGCGGTCCTGGCGCTGCGCGATGCAGGCTGGCCGGTGGCCGTGATCGACAATCTGTCGACCGGCTTCGCCTTTGCGGTGCCCGAAGACGTGCCGCTCTATGAAGGCGATATTTCCGACACCATCTTGCTCGAACAGATCTTCGCCGAACAGGGGATCGAGGCGATCATGCATTTCGCCGGTTCGATCATCGTGCCCGAATCGGTCGAAGACCCGCTTTCCTATTACGACAACAACACGGTGAAGAGCCGGGCGCTGATCGAGGCGGCAGTCGAGGGCGGGGTGCAGCATTTCATCTTCAGCTCGACCGCGGCTACCTATGGCACGCCCGCAAGCTCGCCGGTTTCCGAAGACAGCCCGCGGCAGCCGATCAACCCCTATGGCTGGTCGAAGCTGATGACCGAGCAAATGCTCGCCGATTCGAGCGCGGCCTATGGCTTCAATTTCTGCGCGCTGCGCTATTTCAATGTCGCGGGGGCCGATCCGCAGGCGCGCACCGGCCAGTCGACTGCAGGCGCAACGCATCTGATCAAGGTCGCCTGCGAGGCCGCCACTGGGAAGCGCGACGCCGTGGCGGTGTTCGGGACCGATTACGACACGCCCGATGGCACCGGTGTGCGCGACTATATCCATGTCAGCGACCTTGCGAACGCGCATCTGCTGGCGCTCGAGGCGCTGATCGAACACCCCGACCGCTCGCTGACGATGAATTGCGGTTATGGGCGCGGGTTCTCGGTGCTTGAAGTGCTCGACGCGGTAGACCGCGTGACCAACCAGACGATCGAACGGCGGCTCGAAGCACGCCGCGCGGGCGATCCGGCGGAGCTTGTGTCCGATCCCTCACGCATCCGCGATACGCTGCCGTGGCAGCCCAAACATGCCGATTTGTCGCAGATCATCACTCATGCGCTGCAATGGGAGCGCAAGCTGTCCGATCTGCGCGGTGAGTGA
- a CDS encoding cytidine deaminase: MTDEELIAAARVASRHSYSPYSNFAVGAALRFADGSVVTGTNIENASYGLALCAEAVAVSKAMADGVRGGLEAVAVTGPGPDPITPCGRCRQVLNELAQLGGTDPEILCVGPDTVRKVRLSDLLPDAFGPASLG; this comes from the coding sequence ATGACCGACGAAGAGCTGATCGCCGCCGCCCGCGTGGCCTCGCGCCATTCCTATTCGCCCTATTCGAACTTCGCGGTGGGGGCCGCTTTGCGCTTTGCCGATGGCAGCGTGGTGACCGGCACCAATATCGAGAATGCGAGTTATGGCCTCGCGCTGTGCGCCGAGGCGGTCGCGGTCTCGAAGGCGATGGCCGATGGCGTGCGCGGCGGTCTCGAAGCGGTTGCGGTGACCGGGCCGGGACCCGATCCCATCACCCCCTGCGGGCGCTGTCGGCAAGTGCTCAACGAGCTCGCACAGCTTGGCGGGACCGATCCCGAAATACTCTGCGTGGGGCCGGATACCGTGCGCAAGGTGCGCCTATCCGACCTGCTGCCCGACGCGTTCGGACCCGCGAGCCTCGGATGA
- a CDS encoding YbgC/FadM family acyl-CoA thioesterase, with amino-acid sequence MTLPTFPDGTLDGHRHFYAVRVYYEDTDLSGITYHANYLRWFERARSDLLRQLEIDQRSAIEAGVGAYAVSEVNLKYLRPAKLDDDVLIETRCTELRAASCRMHQLAFRLAGQERELLAEAQLRVGFVSPEGRPRRQPEEWRAAFARFADQGNP; translated from the coding sequence ATGACCTTGCCCACCTTCCCCGATGGCACGCTCGACGGCCACCGGCATTTCTATGCCGTGCGCGTCTATTATGAAGACACCGATCTTTCGGGGATCACCTATCACGCCAATTACCTGCGCTGGTTCGAACGCGCACGCAGCGACCTGCTGCGCCAGCTCGAGATCGACCAGCGGTCGGCGATCGAGGCGGGGGTGGGCGCTTATGCGGTGTCGGAGGTCAATCTGAAGTATCTTCGTCCCGCCAAGCTCGACGACGATGTGCTGATCGAAACCCGCTGCACCGAACTGCGCGCGGCATCGTGCCGCATGCACCAGCTTGCGTTCAGGCTGGCGGGTCAAGAGCGCGAACTTCTGGCCGAGGCACAATTGCGCGTCGGCTTCGTTTCACCCGAAGGCCGGCCCAGGCGCCAGCCGGAGGAATGGCGCGCGGCCTTCGCGCGTTTTGCCGATCAAGGGAACCCATGA
- a CDS encoding DUF4136 domain-containing protein → MKRFPLALGIAATLTLAGCTTPVGPVEVTRFVAPEQAAQLGQGSIFVETAPGSGGDSLALAPYKAAVAKELRRLGYSESDRSGARQIAQVSLAQYVIGSGGKRSPVSVGVGGSTGSYGSGVGVGIGINLGGGAKDRLGTELAVTIRDEATGQSIWEGRADFQPPENSPLARGQANAQTVASALFREFPGNNGETIEVEVTE, encoded by the coding sequence ATGAAACGCTTCCCCCTTGCACTGGGCATCGCCGCCACCCTGACGCTGGCCGGGTGCACCACGCCGGTCGGCCCGGTCGAGGTGACCCGCTTCGTCGCGCCCGAGCAGGCGGCGCAATTGGGTCAGGGCAGCATCTTCGTCGAAACCGCGCCGGGCAGCGGCGGCGACAGTCTTGCGCTGGCCCCCTACAAGGCTGCAGTCGCTAAGGAACTTCGCCGGCTGGGCTATAGCGAAAGCGACCGCAGCGGCGCGCGCCAGATCGCGCAGGTATCGCTTGCGCAATACGTTATCGGCAGTGGCGGAAAGCGCAGCCCGGTCAGCGTAGGCGTGGGCGGATCGACTGGCAGTTATGGCTCGGGTGTCGGCGTGGGCATCGGGATCAATCTTGGCGGCGGGGCGAAGGATCGTCTCGGCACCGAGCTTGCCGTGACCATCCGCGACGAGGCCACCGGTCAGAGCATCTGGGAAGGCCGCGCCGATTTCCAGCCGCCTGAGAATTCACCCCTTGCGCGGGGACAGGCGAACGCCCAGACGGTCGCCTCAGCGCTGTTCCGGGAGTTCCCCGGCAACAATGGCGAAACGATAGAAGTAGAGGTTACCGAGTGA
- a CDS encoding M14-type cytosolic carboxypeptidase yields MSDIRIDSAFDSGNIEVLSVDGASAKLAIPKDTNSDFKQWFHFRVAGAAGRELELMITGLEQSAYPGGWPDYDACVSEDRDYWGRAVSSYDKDADCGTLTIRYTPASDIAWFAYFAPYSMERHHDLVAEAASSEGVDHVHLGTTLDGQPLDCLEMGEGRFSVWLYARQHPGETQAEWWMEGALEVLTDPADSVGRELRKRCRLHLVPNCNPDGSKRGNLRVNAAGSNLNREWENPTAEKSPEVLAIRNHMDKTGVDFAMDVHGDEAIPVSFLAGFEGIPSWTDEQGERYYRYEAILDRRTPDFQTELGYTKSAPGRANLSMSTNQVAERFGATAMTLEMPYKDNKANPEPEQGWSPERCKMLARDCLASLLELLETQDS; encoded by the coding sequence GTGAGCGATATCCGGATCGATTCTGCCTTCGACAGTGGCAATATCGAGGTCCTGTCGGTGGATGGCGCCAGCGCGAAGCTGGCGATCCCGAAGGACACCAATAGCGACTTCAAACAGTGGTTCCATTTCCGTGTCGCAGGCGCTGCGGGACGCGAGCTCGAGCTGATGATTACCGGCCTCGAGCAGAGCGCCTATCCGGGCGGCTGGCCCGATTACGACGCCTGCGTATCAGAGGATCGCGACTATTGGGGCCGCGCTGTCTCATCCTATGACAAGGATGCCGACTGCGGTACGTTGACGATCCGCTATACGCCCGCCAGCGATATCGCCTGGTTCGCCTATTTCGCGCCCTATTCGATGGAGCGCCATCACGACCTCGTCGCCGAGGCCGCGTCATCCGAAGGCGTCGACCATGTCCATCTGGGCACGACGCTCGACGGGCAGCCGCTCGATTGCCTCGAAATGGGCGAAGGCCGCTTCAGCGTGTGGCTCTATGCGCGCCAGCATCCTGGCGAAACGCAGGCCGAATGGTGGATGGAAGGCGCGCTGGAAGTGCTGACCGACCCCGCCGACAGCGTGGGCCGCGAATTGCGCAAGCGCTGCCGCCTGCATCTGGTGCCCAATTGCAATCCCGACGGATCGAAGCGCGGCAATCTGCGCGTCAACGCCGCGGGATCGAACCTCAACCGCGAATGGGAAAACCCGACCGCGGAAAAATCGCCCGAAGTCCTCGCGATCCGCAACCACATGGACAAGACCGGCGTCGATTTCGCCATGGACGTACACGGCGACGAGGCGATCCCCGTCAGCTTCCTTGCCGGTTTCGAAGGCATCCCCAGCTGGACCGACGAACAGGGCGAACGCTATTATCGCTACGAGGCGATCCTCGACCGCCGCACGCCCGATTTCCAGACCGAACTCGGCTATACCAAGTCGGCACCGGGCCGGGCCAATCTGTCGATGAGCACCAACCAGGTCGCCGAGCGCTTCGGCGCGACCGCGATGACGCTGGAAATGCCTTACAAGGACAATAAGGCCAATCCGGAGCCCGAGCAGGGCTGGAGCCCCGAGCGCTGCAAGATGCTGGCGCGCGACTGCCTCGCGTCATTGCTCGAGTTGCTCGAAACGCAGGACAGCTGA
- a CDS encoding UPF0262 family protein, producing MTDSPSSPGDHRIAHIELDEETIIWRNADIEQERRIAIFDLIEENTFKPLRAVERGADGPYRLKLAVRDGRLLMEIADEQQQLLEELLLGLARFRRPIREYFAICDSYYQAIRKATPSEIETIDMARRGVHNQAAELLMERLEGKIETDFATARRLFTLICVLHIKG from the coding sequence ATGACCGATTCCCCATCCTCCCCGGGCGACCATCGCATCGCGCATATCGAGCTCGACGAGGAGACGATCATCTGGCGCAATGCCGATATCGAGCAGGAACGGCGGATCGCGATCTTCGACCTGATCGAGGAAAATACCTTCAAGCCGCTGCGCGCGGTCGAACGCGGCGCCGATGGGCCCTATCGCCTCAAGCTCGCCGTGCGCGATGGGCGATTGCTGATGGAAATCGCCGACGAACAGCAGCAGTTGCTTGAGGAATTGCTACTCGGCCTGGCGCGTTTCCGCCGCCCGATCCGCGAGTATTTCGCGATCTGCGACAGCTATTACCAAGCCATCCGCAAAGCCACGCCGTCCGAAATCGAGACCATCGACATGGCCCGCCGCGGCGTCCACAATCAGGCCGCCGAATTGCTTATGGAGCGGCTCGAAGGCAAGATTGAAACCGATTTCGCCACCGCCCGCCGCCTGTTCACGCTGATCTGCGTGCTGCATATCAAGGGCTGA
- a CDS encoding energy transducer TonB — translation MERTGISGEERTGLAVAVVLHLALFAMLIVQGLFPAPVIDPPERMTVSLAEDVGMEATAPDPVTESRASIAPTLDINPAPAPAQDQPAPPQITRPTPPQVQSPAPSPNARADTSPRRRPDPPRTQSPAQRSEAQPQRSQSQPQSSPRSGGSRLSDNFLEGSGSSTTTDETRVPASQIGASAKASLFQAVARQLRPHWRPVDGADREKLVSKIRFRLNPDGTLAGAPTLVGQRGETEANRAQAPRHAENAIRAVQLAAPFDLPPEYYEAWKTVTVDFDWNLSR, via the coding sequence ATGGAGAGGACAGGCATCAGCGGAGAGGAACGGACCGGCCTTGCGGTCGCGGTCGTGCTGCACCTCGCGCTGTTCGCGATGCTGATCGTGCAGGGCCTGTTCCCCGCCCCCGTGATCGATCCGCCGGAGCGGATGACGGTGAGCCTGGCCGAGGACGTCGGAATGGAAGCCACTGCGCCCGATCCGGTTACCGAAAGCCGGGCGTCCATCGCGCCGACGCTCGACATCAACCCCGCACCCGCGCCTGCGCAGGACCAGCCCGCGCCGCCGCAGATTACCCGGCCGACCCCGCCGCAGGTGCAATCACCCGCTCCCTCGCCCAATGCCCGCGCCGATACCAGCCCCCGGCGGCGCCCCGATCCGCCGCGCACGCAAAGCCCGGCACAGCGCAGCGAAGCGCAGCCGCAGCGCAGCCAGAGCCAGCCGCAAAGCAGCCCGCGCAGTGGCGGTTCGCGGCTGAGCGACAATTTCCTCGAAGGTTCGGGAAGCAGCACGACGACCGACGAAACGCGCGTTCCCGCATCGCAAATCGGTGCTAGTGCGAAAGCATCGCTGTTCCAGGCGGTGGCCCGTCAATTGCGTCCCCATTGGCGCCCCGTAGATGGCGCGGATCGCGAGAAGCTGGTGTCGAAGATCCGCTTCCGACTCAATCCGGATGGAACGCTGGCGGGCGCGCCGACCCTGGTCGGCCAGCGCGGCGAAACCGAAGCCAATCGCGCGCAGGCGCCGCGCCATGCGGAAAATGCTATCAGGGCGGTTCAACTCGCCGCCCCTTTCGACCTCCCGCCCGAATATTACGAGGCGTGGAAGACCGTAACCGTTGATTTCGACTGGAACCTGTCCCGATGA
- a CDS encoding ExbD/TolR family protein, with protein MAMGLASSRGGRRGRGGHRRPMSEINVTPFVDVMLVLLIIFMVTAPLMTAGVPIDLPDSRAAQLSNEQQQVTISIDQAGYVYIDDTEVPLGGLPQALESLPRMGGDGPDITLRADRALDYGRVMAVMGELNRAGLNRISLITNSAAPTAVNNRSSDES; from the coding sequence ATGGCCATGGGGCTTGCATCGTCCCGGGGTGGGAGGCGCGGGCGTGGCGGGCACCGCCGGCCGATGTCCGAGATCAACGTGACGCCGTTCGTCGATGTCATGCTGGTGCTGCTGATCATCTTCATGGTCACCGCGCCGCTGATGACTGCGGGCGTGCCGATCGACCTGCCCGACAGCCGCGCTGCGCAATTGTCGAACGAGCAGCAGCAGGTGACGATCAGCATCGACCAGGCGGGCTATGTCTATATCGACGATACCGAAGTACCGCTCGGCGGCCTGCCGCAGGCGCTCGAAAGCTTGCCGCGCATGGGCGGGGACGGGCCGGATATCACGCTGCGGGCCGACCGTGCGCTCGACTATGGCCGGGTGATGGCGGTCATGGGCGAATTGAACCGCGCCGGGCTGAATCGCATCTCGCTGATCACCAACAGCGCTGCCCCAACTGCGGTCAACAACCGTTCATCGGACGAATCGTAG
- a CDS encoding S66 peptidase family protein, which translates to MIARRTALGLLGGLAGAAVVPGQLAAASVRKPPRLRQGDTVGLVAPASAVTLPDELDRAIHWIRGMGLVPRLGAHVADQKGYLAGTDADRAADLAVMFAAPDVRAIFAVRGGWGGARILPLLDWDTIRANPKLLIGYSDTSALHLAIAARAGFPTLHGPNAASRWDGASWDSLWRIAFAGGMPMLGGGRIEEATGRPARTLVPGTARGRLLGGNLTILSTLMGTGWLPGFDGAVLFLEDINEEPYRVDRMLQQLRLAGVCDRVAGVVFGQCTRCTGRDPGYAGFTLDEVLDRHLSDLGKPVIAGFNTGHIRNQLCLPVNVPVELDAASRTLRMLEPAVA; encoded by the coding sequence ATGATCGCGCGGCGTACCGCGCTTGGCCTGCTCGGCGGGCTAGCGGGTGCAGCCGTGGTTCCGGGCCAGCTGGCGGCAGCATCTGTGCGCAAGCCGCCGCGGCTGCGGCAGGGCGATACGGTCGGCCTCGTCGCCCCCGCCAGTGCGGTGACGCTGCCCGATGAACTCGACCGCGCGATCCACTGGATCCGCGGAATGGGGCTGGTCCCCAGGCTCGGCGCGCATGTGGCGGACCAGAAAGGCTATCTCGCAGGCACCGATGCGGATCGTGCGGCGGATCTCGCGGTCATGTTCGCCGCGCCCGATGTCCGCGCGATTTTCGCGGTGCGCGGGGGCTGGGGCGGGGCACGTATCCTCCCGCTGCTCGATTGGGACACGATCCGCGCCAACCCCAAGCTGCTGATCGGTTACAGCGACACCAGCGCGCTGCATCTTGCGATTGCCGCACGCGCCGGTTTCCCGACACTGCACGGACCCAATGCGGCGAGCCGGTGGGACGGGGCAAGCTGGGACAGCCTGTGGCGTATCGCTTTTGCCGGGGGCATGCCCATGCTTGGTGGCGGGAGGATCGAGGAGGCGACCGGCCGACCTGCGCGAACGCTTGTCCCCGGCACCGCGCGCGGGCGGCTGTTGGGCGGTAATCTGACGATCCTCTCGACGCTGATGGGCACCGGCTGGCTTCCCGGTTTCGATGGCGCGGTCCTGTTTCTCGAGGATATCAATGAAGAGCCTTATCGCGTCGACCGCATGCTCCAGCAATTACGATTGGCCGGAGTATGCGATCGCGTGGCGGGGGTGGTGTTCGGCCAGTGCACCCGCTGCACCGGGCGCGATCCCGGCTATGCCGGGTTCACGCTCGACGAAGTGCTCGACCGACATCTGAGCGATCTGGGCAAGCCGGTGATCGCGGGCTTCAACACCGGCCATATCCGCAACCAGCTGTGTCTGCCCGTCAATGTTCCGGTCGAACTGGACGCCGCTTCGCGCACTTTACGGATGCTCGAACCCGCTGTTGCCTGA